In the Flavisolibacter tropicus genome, one interval contains:
- a CDS encoding DUF2695 domain-containing protein, translated as MPDKNEKERRKQLLNDLSKKAEEEFENSLPMSRDHFKKLFDYLDTELIDKGCDDTNCLTKSFLDKIGAANTDEILEWLADKGGYCDCEILANVEEQFE; from the coding sequence ATGCCAGATAAGAATGAAAAAGAAAGACGTAAACAGTTGCTCAACGACCTAAGTAAAAAGGCTGAAGAGGAGTTTGAAAATAGCTTGCCTATGAGCAGAGACCATTTTAAAAAGCTATTTGACTATTTGGATACGGAACTAATTGACAAAGGCTGTGATGATACAAACTGTCTTACCAAATCATTTCTCGATAAAATTGGTGCCGCTAACACCGACGAAATTTTAGAGTGGTTAGCAGACAAAGGCGGTTACTGTGATTGTGAAATCTTAGCTAACGTAGAAGAACAATTTGAATGA